The following proteins are co-located in the Ketogulonicigenium robustum genome:
- the rpsB gene encoding 30S ribosomal protein S2 yields MALPEFTIRQLLEAGVHFGHQTSRWNPRMGEYIYGSRNGIHILDLTQTVPMLDKALQVVRDTVARGGRVLFVGTKRQAQSAIADAAEKSAQYYINHRWLGGTLTNWQTISQRIQALKQIDEYSDRGFEGLTKKERLGLEREQAKLQASLGGIREMGGVPDLLFIIDVNKESLAIKEANKLGIPVVAVVDTNCSPEGVDYVIPGNDDAARAIALYTDLVARAALDGMDAQLGAAGVDLGAMEELAEAALAEEAAAAAAAEEA; encoded by the coding sequence ATGGCTCTTCCCGAGTTCACCATTCGCCAGCTGCTGGAAGCAGGCGTTCACTTTGGTCACCAAACCTCGCGCTGGAACCCGCGCATGGGCGAATACATCTATGGTTCGCGCAACGGGATCCACATTCTGGACCTGACCCAGACCGTTCCGATGCTGGACAAAGCCCTGCAAGTCGTGCGCGACACCGTTGCACGTGGCGGCCGCGTTCTGTTCGTCGGCACCAAGCGTCAGGCTCAATCGGCTATCGCCGATGCTGCTGAAAAGTCGGCACAATACTACATCAACCACCGTTGGTTGGGCGGCACGCTGACCAACTGGCAGACCATCAGCCAGCGCATCCAAGCCCTGAAGCAGATCGACGAATACTCGGATCGTGGCTTCGAAGGCCTGACCAAGAAAGAGCGTCTGGGTCTGGAGCGCGAGCAGGCTAAACTGCAAGCCTCGCTGGGTGGTATCCGCGAAATGGGCGGCGTTCCCGATCTGCTGTTCATCATCGACGTGAACAAAGAATCGCTGGCCATCAAAGAAGCCAACAAGCTGGGCATTCCGGTTGTCGCCGTTGTCGACACCAACTGCTCGCCCGAAGGCGTCGATTATGTGATCCCGGGTAACGACGACGCGGCCCGCGCGATTGCACTTTACACCGATCTGGTTGCCCGTGCGGCTCTGGACGGCATGGACGCTCAACTGGGTGCTGCAGGTGTTGACCTGGGCGCGATGGAAGAGCTGGCCGAAGCTGCTTTGGCTGAAGAAGCCGCTGCCGCTGCCGCTGCAGAAGAAGCTTAA
- a CDS encoding PfkB family carbohydrate kinase — MEKTADILCIGAVLWDIIGRSASHMRLGADVPGRITRLPGGVAMNIAMTLARFGLNPAVLCATGRDPEGDSLLAEAAAFGIITRYAYRSDDLPTDRYMAIEGANGLIAAVADAHSLEAAGAKILRPLEDGRLGRDTAPWTGPVALDGNLTVDLLHTIAHSPLFRNADLRVAPASPGKAERLLALIGHPRVTLYVNLEEAGLLCQCEFSDSSSAALGLMQRGVRHVLVTDGGRAAADGFDGDVITHCPPSVLVTRVTGAGDTFMAAHIVSERAGMDRASALARASKAAATYVSGDTPL, encoded by the coding sequence ATGGAAAAGACAGCAGACATCCTTTGCATCGGCGCCGTGCTTTGGGACATCATCGGGCGCAGCGCAAGTCACATGCGTCTGGGTGCGGATGTGCCCGGACGGATCACACGCCTGCCGGGCGGCGTGGCGATGAATATCGCTATGACACTGGCTCGTTTCGGCCTTAATCCGGCGGTGCTATGCGCCACCGGCCGCGACCCCGAAGGCGACAGCCTGTTGGCCGAGGCTGCGGCCTTTGGCATTATCACCCGCTATGCCTACCGGTCCGACGACCTGCCAACCGACCGCTACATGGCGATCGAGGGCGCGAATGGCCTGATCGCCGCCGTGGCCGATGCCCACTCGCTGGAGGCCGCCGGGGCCAAGATCCTGCGCCCGCTAGAAGATGGCCGTCTGGGCCGCGATACCGCGCCGTGGACGGGCCCCGTCGCCCTTGACGGGAACCTGACAGTCGACCTGCTGCACACCATCGCCCATTCGCCCCTGTTCAGGAACGCGGACCTTCGCGTCGCCCCCGCCAGCCCGGGCAAAGCTGAACGCTTGCTGGCGCTGATCGGCCACCCTCGCGTCACCCTCTATGTCAACCTTGAAGAGGCCGGGCTTTTGTGCCAATGCGAGTTCTCCGACAGTAGCTCGGCCGCTTTGGGGCTGATGCAACGCGGCGTTAGGCATGTTCTGGTGACAGACGGCGGGCGTGCAGCGGCGGACGGGTTTGACGGTGATGTTATCACCCATTGCCCGCCTTCGGTGCTAGTTACGCGCGTGACTGGTGCAGGTGATACATTCATGGCGGCGCATATCGTGTCCGAACGCGCCGGAATGGACAGGGCCAGCGCCCTTGCCCGTGCTTCGAAAGCCGCCGCTACATACGTTTCGGGAGATACACCCCTATGA